From Chloroflexi bacterium ADurb.Bin180, a single genomic window includes:
- the rpmG2 gene encoding 50S ribosomal protein L33 2: MAKKENRVVVTMACTECKERNYTTEKSRKNDQGRIEFKKYCCRCKKHTLHREAK; the protein is encoded by the coding sequence ATGGCAAAGAAGGAAAACCGTGTGGTGGTGACGATGGCTTGCACCGAGTGCAAGGAACGCAACTATACCACCGAGAAGAGCCGTAAGAACGACCAGGGTCGTATCGAGTTCAAGAAGTACTGCTGCCGGTGCAAGAAACACACCCTCCATCGTGAGGCCAAGTAG